In the genome of Coturnix japonica isolate 7356 chromosome Z, Coturnix japonica 2.1, whole genome shotgun sequence, one region contains:
- the LOC107306279 gene encoding fructose-1,6-bisphosphatase isozyme 2 isoform X2 gives MSDKTPFETDMLTLTRFVMEKGRRVKGATGELTQLLNSMLTAIKAISSAVRKAGLAHMFGIAGTVNVTGDEVKKLDVLSNSLVINMLQSSYSTCVLVTEENEEALITPKDKRGKYVVCFDPLDGSSNIDCLAPIGTIFAIYKKETDDEPSEKDALQPGRNIVAAGYALYGSATLVALSTGQGVDCFMLDPDGSSPYGARYVGSMVADVHRTLMYGGIFMYPASQKSPKGKLRLLYECNPMAYIIEQAGGIATTGTEAVLDVKPEGIHQRVPLILGSPDDVHEYLACVQKHQKSS, from the exons ATGTCGGACAAAACCCCCTTTGAAACAGACATGCTGACTCTCACACGGTTTGTCATGGAGAAGGGACGACGAGTCAAGGGAGCCACCGGGGAGCTGACACAGCTGCTCAACTCCATGCTGACTGCTATAAAGGCCATTTCATCCGCAGTCAGAAAGGCAGGCCTTGCCCACAT GTTTGGCATAGCAGGCACCGTGAATGTGACTGGCGACGAGGTGAAGAAGCTGGACGTCCTGTCCAACTCCCTGGTGATCAACATGCTGCAGTCCTCCTACAGCACCTGCGTGCTGGTTACGGAGGAGAACGAGGAGGCCCTCATCACCCCCAAGGATAAGCGG GGTAAATATGTGGTGTGTTTTGACCCTCTGGATGGCTCATCCAATATAGACTGCTTGGCTCCCATAGGAACAATATTCGCTATCTACAAAAAA GAGACAGATGATGAGCCTTCTGAAAAAGATGCTTTGCAGCCTGGGCGCAATATTGTGGCTGCAGGCTATGCCCTGTATGGCAGTGCTACGCTGGTAGCCCTCTCTACTGGTCAAGGAGTGGACTGCTTCATGCTGGATCCG GATGGAAGTTCCCCATATGGTGCTAGGTATGTGGGCTCCATGGTAGCTGATGTTCACCGTACTCTGATGTATGGTGGGATCTTCATGTATCCTGCCAGTCAGAAGAGTCCTAAAGGAAAG CTCCGACTTCTCTATGAGTGCAACCCTATGGCCTACATCATCGAGCAGGCAGGTGGGATAGCAACTACAGGGACAGAGGCGGTGCTGGATGTGAAACCTGAGGGCATCCACCAGAGAGTTCCTCTCATTCTTGGTTCTCCAGATGACGTGCATGAGTATCTTGCTTGTGTACAGAAACACCAGAAGAGCAGCTAA
- the LOC107306278 gene encoding fructose-1,6-bisphosphatase 1 codes for MTDRSAFDTNVITMTRFVMEEGRRAKGTGEFTQLLNSLCTAVKAISTAVRKAGIANLYGIAGSTNVTGDQVKKLDILSNDLVINMLKSSFSTCVIVSEENKDAVIVEADRRGKYIVCIDPLDGSSNIDCLVSIGTIFGIYRKVSPDEPTGKDALQPGRNLVAAGYALYGSATMLVLATSAGGVNCFMLDPAIGEFILVDRDVKIKKKGNIYSLNEGYAKYFDSAITEYLRKKKFPEDGSSPYGGRYIGSMVADVHRTLVYGGIFLYPANSKSPKGKLRLLYECNPMAFVIEKAGGIATTGHQSILDIVPEDIHQRVPVVLGSPDDVKEYLEIVKKHAAK; via the exons ATGACTGACCGCTCCGCCTTCGACACTAATGTCATTACCATGACCCGCTTCGTGATGGAGGAGGGCCGGCGGGCGAAAGGCACTGGGGAGTTCACGCAGCTCCTCAACTCTCTTTGCACCGCCGTCAAGGCCATTTCCACTGCCGTGCGCAAGGCCGGCATCGCCAACCT GTATGGGATTGCTGGTTCTACCAATGTGACAGGAGATCAGGTGAAGAAGCTGGACATCCTTTCCAACGATTTGGTGATTAACATGCTCAAGTCATCTTTCAGCACATGTGTTATtgtctctgaagaaaacaaggatGCTGTAATAGTTGAAGCTGACAGAAGG gGTAAATATATAGTTTGCATAGACCCTCTGGATGGATCATCTAACATTGACTGCCTTGTTTCCATTGGGACCATCTTTGGTATCTATAGAAAG GTATCCCCTGATGAACCTACTGGGAAAGATGCTTTACAACCTGGGCGCAATCTTGTGGCAGCAGGTTATGCTCTCTATGGGAGTGCCACAATGCTGGTACTGGCTACTTCTGCTGGAGGTGTCAACTGTTTTATGCTTGATCCG GCAATTGGAGAATTCATTTTGGTTGATAGGGATGTGAAAATCAAAAAGAAGGGGAATATCTACAGTCTCAATGAAGGCTATGCTAAATACTTTGATTCTGCCATCACTGAGTAtctcaggaagaagaaattccctgag GATGGCAGTTCACCATATGGTGGAAGGTACATAGGATCTATGGTGGCTGATGTACATCGCACACTGGTGTATGGAGGAATCTTTCTGTATCCTGCTAACTCCAAAAGTCCCAAAGGGAAG CTGAGACTGCTCTATGAATGCAATCCTATGGCTTTTGTTATTGAGAAAGCTGGGGGAATAGCAACAACAGGGCATCAGTCAATACTAGATATAGTGCCTGAGGATATCCACCAGAGAGTGCCTGTTGTCTTGGGATCTCCTGATGATGTGAAGGAGTACCTGGAAATTGTCAAAAAACATGCAGCTAAGTGA
- the LOC107306279 gene encoding fructose-1,6-bisphosphatase isozyme 2 isoform X1, with product MSDKTPFETDMLTLTRFVMEKGRRVKGATGELTQLLNSMLTAIKAISSAVRKAGLAHMFGIAGTVNVTGDEVKKLDVLSNSLVINMLQSSYSTCVLVTEENEEALITPKDKRGKYVVCFDPLDGSSNIDCLAPIGTIFAIYKKETDDEPSEKDALQPGRNIVAAGYALYGSATLVALSTGQGVDCFMLDPGLGEFILVDRDVKIKKKGKIYSLNEGYAKYFDPAMTEYLKRKKFPEDGSSPYGARYVGSMVADVHRTLMYGGIFMYPASQKSPKGKLRLLYECNPMAYIIEQAGGIATTGTEAVLDVKPEGIHQRVPLILGSPDDVHEYLACVQKHQKSS from the exons ATGTCGGACAAAACCCCCTTTGAAACAGACATGCTGACTCTCACACGGTTTGTCATGGAGAAGGGACGACGAGTCAAGGGAGCCACCGGGGAGCTGACACAGCTGCTCAACTCCATGCTGACTGCTATAAAGGCCATTTCATCCGCAGTCAGAAAGGCAGGCCTTGCCCACAT GTTTGGCATAGCAGGCACCGTGAATGTGACTGGCGACGAGGTGAAGAAGCTGGACGTCCTGTCCAACTCCCTGGTGATCAACATGCTGCAGTCCTCCTACAGCACCTGCGTGCTGGTTACGGAGGAGAACGAGGAGGCCCTCATCACCCCCAAGGATAAGCGG GGTAAATATGTGGTGTGTTTTGACCCTCTGGATGGCTCATCCAATATAGACTGCTTGGCTCCCATAGGAACAATATTCGCTATCTACAAAAAA GAGACAGATGATGAGCCTTCTGAAAAAGATGCTTTGCAGCCTGGGCGCAATATTGTGGCTGCAGGCTATGCCCTGTATGGCAGTGCTACGCTGGTAGCCCTCTCTACTGGTCAAGGAGTGGACTGCTTCATGCTGGATCCG GGTCTTGGAGAATTTATTCTGGTTGATAGAGATGTTAAAAtcaagaagaaagggaagatttaCAGTCTCAATGAAGGTTATGCAAAGTATTTTGATCCTGCAATGACAGAATacttaaaaaggaagaaattcccTGAG GATGGAAGTTCCCCATATGGTGCTAGGTATGTGGGCTCCATGGTAGCTGATGTTCACCGTACTCTGATGTATGGTGGGATCTTCATGTATCCTGCCAGTCAGAAGAGTCCTAAAGGAAAG CTCCGACTTCTCTATGAGTGCAACCCTATGGCCTACATCATCGAGCAGGCAGGTGGGATAGCAACTACAGGGACAGAGGCGGTGCTGGATGTGAAACCTGAGGGCATCCACCAGAGAGTTCCTCTCATTCTTGGTTCTCCAGATGACGTGCATGAGTATCTTGCTTGTGTACAGAAACACCAGAAGAGCAGCTAA